The following proteins are co-located in the Egicoccus sp. AB-alg2 genome:
- a CDS encoding peptidylprolyl isomerase, protein MAKQWSSPPEIAIDPATSYTATIRTSRGDITAKLYPEDAPATVNNFVFLAREGFYDGVIFHRVIEGFVIQGGDPTGTGTGGPGYRFADELDSARKHGYRMGTLAMANAGPDTNGSQFFVCHQDVGLPPSYTVFGKAIDGLDVVDDIATTQTDARDKPVEDVVISTIEIAEG, encoded by the coding sequence GTGGCCAAGCAGTGGAGCTCGCCGCCCGAGATCGCGATCGACCCGGCGACGTCGTACACCGCGACGATCCGGACCAGCCGTGGTGACATCACCGCGAAGCTGTACCCCGAGGACGCGCCCGCGACGGTGAACAACTTCGTGTTCCTCGCCCGCGAAGGCTTCTACGACGGGGTGATCTTCCACCGCGTCATCGAGGGCTTCGTCATCCAGGGCGGCGACCCGACCGGCACCGGCACCGGCGGCCCGGGCTACCGGTTCGCCGACGAGCTCGACTCGGCCCGCAAACACGGCTACCGGATGGGCACGCTGGCGATGGCCAACGCCGGTCCCGACACCAACGGCTCGCAGTTCTTCGTCTGCCACCAGGACGTGGGCCTGCCGCCCTCCTACACGGTCTTCGGCAAGGCCATCGACGGCCTCGACGTCGTCGACGACATCGCGACGACGCAGACCGACGCGCGCGACAAGCCCGTCGAGGACGTCGTGATCTCCACGATCGAGATCGCCGAGGGCTGA
- a CDS encoding peptidylprolyl isomerase — translation MSKRQHQKQLEKARAKRRADALQRKQQRSRIMILVVVVLLIVGLVGAGLVLGGDEPPAPEIEDVESPPGEDEAAAPAVDPCPPADDAPEVDSRIYDGPPAADLDETADLTATVATTCGDITIELDVDGAPGAVANIVGLAEDGYYDGVLFHRVIDDFVIQAGDPAGTGCGQEECTAAGFDPEGETYPGYTIPDEESAAAEFAEGPTGGVEYPRGTVAMARTEAPDSTGAQFFIVQGDPITLPDASYIVVGTVADGMDVVDQIAGQPTEEGDRPVDEVRIVSFTVEQA, via the coding sequence GTGAGCAAGCGGCAGCACCAGAAGCAGCTGGAGAAGGCGCGCGCCAAGCGCCGGGCCGACGCGCTGCAGCGCAAGCAGCAGCGCTCGCGCATCATGATCCTCGTGGTGGTGGTGCTGCTGATCGTCGGCCTGGTCGGCGCCGGCCTGGTCCTGGGCGGTGACGAGCCGCCCGCGCCGGAGATCGAGGACGTGGAGTCGCCGCCGGGCGAGGACGAGGCCGCCGCGCCGGCCGTCGACCCGTGTCCTCCCGCCGACGACGCGCCCGAGGTCGACAGCCGCATCTACGACGGCCCGCCCGCGGCCGACCTCGACGAGACCGCCGACCTCACCGCCACCGTGGCGACCACCTGCGGCGACATCACGATCGAACTCGACGTCGACGGCGCCCCGGGCGCGGTGGCCAACATCGTGGGGCTCGCCGAGGACGGCTATTACGACGGCGTGCTCTTCCACCGCGTCATCGACGACTTCGTGATCCAGGCCGGCGACCCGGCCGGCACGGGTTGTGGCCAGGAGGAGTGCACGGCGGCCGGGTTCGACCCCGAGGGCGAGACCTATCCGGGCTACACCATCCCGGACGAGGAGTCGGCCGCCGCCGAGTTCGCCGAGGGACCGACCGGTGGCGTCGAGTACCCCCGCGGCACCGTCGCGATGGCCCGCACCGAAGCCCCCGACTCCACCGGGGCGCAGTTCTTCATCGTCCAGGGCGACCCGATCACGCTGCCCGACGCCAGCTACATCGTCGTCGGCACCGTGGCCGACGGGATGGACGTCGTCGACCAGATCGCCGGGCAGCCCACCGAAGAGGGCGACCGGCCCGTCGACGAGGTCCGCATCGTCTCGTTCACCGTCGAGCAGGCCTGA
- a CDS encoding YkvA family protein yields MDENTADGSEGLAPGQRIPRGWWREAVAMLPDLARLLRDLSRDPRVPRRTKVLAAAAATYVAMPFDVVPDVVPGLGLIDDAVIAVVALRRLVAAAGYDVVRELWGGTDDGFALLIVLTGVER; encoded by the coding sequence GTGGACGAGAACACCGCCGACGGGTCCGAGGGGCTCGCGCCCGGTCAGCGCATCCCGCGCGGCTGGTGGCGCGAGGCCGTGGCGATGCTGCCGGATCTGGCCCGGCTGCTGCGGGACCTCTCGCGGGATCCGCGGGTGCCGCGCCGCACCAAGGTGCTCGCCGCGGCGGCGGCCACCTATGTCGCCATGCCGTTCGACGTGGTGCCGGACGTCGTGCCCGGACTGGGCCTGATCGACGACGCGGTGATCGCCGTCGTGGCGCTGCGGCGGCTGGTGGCCGCGGCAGGCTACGACGTCGTCCGTGAGCTCTGGGGCGGGACCGACGACGGGTTCGCGCTGCTGATCGTGCTCACCGGCGTGGAACGCTGA
- a CDS encoding 3-hydroxyacyl-CoA dehydrogenase family protein, translated as MSDQVVSEIRKVGIVGCGTMGSGIAEIVARNGFEVAFIDIDGAAVDRGFIRIRASLDRQIERGRLDEPERDAILGRIHGDTEWESLGDCDLVIEAVPEVLQIKQDTFHRIDAVARPDAIIATNTSSLPVMDIAVHTRRPNRVLGFHFFNPAPVMKLIELVRTVVTDEAVVETASAFAQTIGKSPVVVGDRRGFIANQLLFPYLNQAVWMVEGGYATKEDVDAAMRFGAGLPMGPISLTDLVGVDTFVGIMEAIHSQFQDTRFAPRPILSQLAAAGFTGRKAGRGFYTYDQPGSSRVVPDADVREPADPQTIAGWQTIGVVGTGTMAGGIVEVCAKAGFDVVVRGRSREKAEAVVAQVAKSMQKLVDKERLSEEDMVAALQRIRPTSELLDLAPADLVIEAVAEDLAVKKELFAELAPHLKPDTVLSTTTSSLPVIDCAMATDRPDQVVGLHFFNPAAIMKLVEIVTTVRTDARVVEQARAFVDRVGKVGVLCGDRAGFIVNTLLFPYLNDAVKMLESHYATAEEIDTAMKLGAAYPMGPFELMDVVGLDVTLAIIERLREEYRQPSYEPAPLLRHMVDAGFLGRKAGRGFYVYT; from the coding sequence AGGTCGGCATCGTCGGGTGCGGCACGATGGGCTCGGGCATCGCGGAGATCGTGGCCCGCAACGGCTTCGAGGTGGCCTTCATCGACATCGACGGCGCGGCCGTCGACCGCGGCTTCATCCGCATCCGCGCCTCGCTGGACCGCCAGATCGAACGCGGCCGCCTCGACGAGCCCGAGCGTGACGCGATCCTCGGGCGCATCCACGGCGACACCGAGTGGGAGTCGCTGGGCGACTGCGACCTCGTCATCGAGGCCGTTCCCGAGGTCCTGCAGATAAAGCAGGACACGTTCCACCGCATCGACGCCGTCGCGCGGCCCGACGCGATCATCGCCACCAACACCTCGTCGCTGCCGGTCATGGACATCGCCGTCCACACCCGCCGCCCCAACCGGGTGCTGGGGTTCCACTTCTTCAACCCCGCACCCGTGATGAAGTTGATCGAACTGGTGCGGACGGTCGTCACCGACGAAGCGGTGGTGGAGACCGCCAGCGCGTTCGCGCAGACCATCGGCAAGTCACCGGTGGTGGTGGGCGACCGCCGCGGCTTCATCGCCAACCAGCTGCTGTTCCCCTACCTCAACCAGGCCGTGTGGATGGTCGAGGGCGGCTATGCGACCAAGGAGGACGTGGACGCGGCCATGCGCTTCGGCGCCGGGCTGCCGATGGGCCCGATCTCGTTGACCGACCTGGTCGGTGTCGACACGTTCGTCGGGATCATGGAGGCCATCCACTCCCAGTTCCAGGACACCCGCTTCGCGCCGCGGCCGATCCTCTCGCAGCTGGCTGCCGCCGGGTTCACCGGCCGCAAGGCGGGCCGTGGCTTCTACACCTACGACCAGCCCGGCAGCTCCCGGGTGGTGCCCGACGCCGACGTGCGCGAGCCGGCCGACCCGCAGACGATCGCCGGTTGGCAGACGATCGGGGTCGTCGGCACCGGGACGATGGCGGGCGGGATCGTCGAGGTGTGCGCCAAGGCCGGGTTCGACGTGGTCGTGCGTGGCCGCAGCCGCGAGAAGGCCGAGGCGGTCGTCGCGCAGGTCGCCAAGTCCATGCAGAAGCTGGTGGACAAGGAGCGGCTCAGCGAGGAGGACATGGTCGCGGCGCTGCAGCGCATCCGTCCGACCTCGGAGTTGCTCGACCTGGCGCCGGCCGACCTCGTGATCGAGGCCGTCGCCGAGGACCTCGCCGTCAAGAAGGAGCTGTTCGCCGAGCTCGCACCCCACCTCAAGCCCGACACGGTGCTGTCCACCACCACCTCGTCGTTGCCGGTGATCGACTGCGCGATGGCGACCGACCGGCCCGACCAGGTCGTCGGCCTGCACTTCTTCAACCCGGCGGCGATCATGAAGCTGGTGGAGATCGTCACCACCGTGCGCACCGACGCGCGGGTCGTCGAGCAGGCGCGCGCGTTCGTGGACCGCGTCGGCAAGGTCGGCGTGCTGTGCGGCGACCGCGCCGGCTTCATCGTGAACACGCTGCTGTTCCCCTACCTCAACGACGCGGTGAAGATGCTCGAGTCGCACTACGCGACCGCCGAGGAGATCGACACGGCGATGAAGCTGGGCGCGGCCTACCCGATGGGGCCGTTCGAGCTCATGGACGTGGTCGGGCTGGACGTGACGCTCGCGATCATCGAGCGCCTGCGCGAGGAGTACCGCCAGCCGTCCTACGAGCCGGCGCCGCTGCTGCGCCACATGGTCGACGCGGGCTTCCTCGGCCGCAAGGCCGGGCGCGGCTTCTACGTCTACACCTGA